From a region of the Candida albicans SC5314 chromosome 1, complete sequence genome:
- the YPT52 gene encoding Rab family GTPase (Rab-family GTPase involved in vacuolar trafficking, colocolizes with Vps1p and Ypt53p in late endosome) — protein sequence MSNKQSNQRFAQFKLVLLGESAVGKSSIVHRFVKNTFDDMRESTIGAAFLTQTITIPESETTIKFEIWDTAGQERYKSLAPMYYRNANAALCVYDITSRSSFQKAQDWIKELKKQAPEGIVIALVGNKSDLDDEREVESSEVQEYVQEQNSDGCSIITAECSAKSGDGVLDVFNKIGRALPVDEVIDASRSRQGAGAGGRRPGGVDLNRPRGQVNQSNSCC from the coding sequence atgtCGAACAAACAATCTAACCAACGTTTTGCCCAATTCAAACTTGTGCTTTTAGGAGAAAGTGCAGTTGGTAAATCATCTATCGTACACCGTTTTGTCAAGAACACATTTGATGATATGAGAGAATCGACTATAGGTGCAGCATTTTTAACACAAACAATAACTATACCGGAATCCGAGACGACgattaaatttgaaatatggGATACTGCAGGACAGGAGCGTTACAAGTCATTGGCACCAATGTATTATAGAAACGCCAATGCTGCATTATGTGTTTATGATATAACTAGTCGTAGCTCATTTCAAAAAGCCCAAGATTGGatcaaagaattgaaaaagcaAGCTCCAGAAGGTATTGTTATTGCTCTAGTTGGGAACAAGTCTGATTTAGACGATGAAAGAGAAGTCGAATCAAGTGAAGTGCAAGAGTATGTTCAAGAGCAAAATAGCGATGGCTGTTCTATAATTACTGCTGAATGTTCTGCTAAATCTGGAGATGGGGTTTTGGATGTATTTAACAAAATAGGAAGAGCTTTACCTGTGGACGAAGTTATAGATGCTAGTAGATCAAGACAAGGTGCTGGTGCTGGAGGAAGAAGACCAGGAGGTGTTGATTTGAATAGACCTAGAGGTCAAGTAAATCAAAGCAACTCTTGCTGTTAG